The following are from one region of the Hippocampus zosterae strain Florida chromosome 9, ASM2543408v3, whole genome shotgun sequence genome:
- the LOC127607136 gene encoding olfactory receptor class A-like protein 1: MVSEELVRGMLYLSLSVAGVSGNLVVIFGFLVALYQDKRLLAADAIVLHLAFVNLMVVAVRCLPETLASFRLTAVFDDAGCKGIIFIYRTSRSLSIWLTFVLSAYQSLSVALPGSRWAAVRTGLAQHLGLVFLVLWLLNTCMSSASILFSLGAWNTSATISHGVNVQFCFVNFPSKLSKEANGAAQVGRDVVPMALMALASLIILFFLYKHSRQVKVRRGGGGSERKAAKAVVALVTLYVVLYGVDNGLWVYTITLSKTMSNSLVSDLRIFFSSLYAALSPLVVIVSNRKLNGKLRCGVAVKISKTQLSSTCEG; the protein is encoded by the coding sequence ATGGTGTCTGAGGAATTGGTCCGTGGGATGCTGTACCTGTCCCTGAGCGTGGCGGGTGTATCTGGCAACCTGGTGGTGATCTTCGGCTTCCTGGTGGCACTCTACCAGGATAAGCGTCTGCTGGCGGCCGACGCCATCGTGCTTCACCTGGCATTTGTCAACCTGATGGTGGTGGCGGTGCGATGCCTGCCCGAGACTCTGGCTTCCTTCCGCCTCACTGCTGTCTTCGACGACGCCGGCTGCAAAGGCATTATCTTCATCTACCGGACGTCGCGCTCCCTCTCCATCTGGCTCACCTTTGTCCTGAGCGCCTATCAGTCTCTGAGCGTCGCCCTCCCCGGCTCACGCTGGGCCGCCGTCCGTACCGGGCTAGCTCAACACTTGGGCCTGGTGTTCCTTGTCCTCTGGCTGCTCAACACGTGCATGAGCTCGGCCTCCATTCTCTTCTCCTTAGGGGCCTGGAACACGTCAGCCACAATCAGTCACGGTGTCAATGTGCAGTTTTGCTTTGTCAATTTCCCCTCCAAACTCTCCAAGGAGGCCAATGGGGCAGCTCAGGTGGGCAGAGATGTGGTGCCCATGGCCCTCATGGCCCTTGCTAGCCTCATCATTCTGTTCTTCCTCTACAAGCACAGCCGGCAGGTGAAGGTCCGACGCGGTGGCGGAGGATCGGAGCGGAAGGCGGCCAAAGCCGTGGTGGCCCTCGTGACCTTGTACGTGGTACTCTATGGGGTGGACAATGGGCTTTGGGTGTACACGATCACTTTGAGTAAGACCATGAGCAACTCGCTGGTGTCGGACCTACGCATATTCTTCTCGTCACTCTATGCCGCACTGAGCCCGCTTGTTGTCATTGTGTCCAACAGGAAGCTGAACGGGAAGCTCAGGTGTGGCGTCGCGGTTAAAATTAGCAAGACACAACTCTCTTCAACATGTGAGGGCTAG